One genomic segment of Arachis duranensis cultivar V14167 chromosome 4, aradu.V14167.gnm2.J7QH, whole genome shotgun sequence includes these proteins:
- the LOC107483470 gene encoding chitinase-like protein 2, with protein sequence MKKMNNNKNPTISWVLMLLFVVCVVNAQSSVKPVVKIVKGKKLCDKGWECKGFSAYCCNETISDFFQTYQFENLFAKRNSPVAHAVGFWDYQSFITAAALYQPLGFGTTGGKLGGMKEVAAFLGHVGSKTSCGYGVATGGPLAWGLCYNKELSPDKYYCDDYYKLTYPCTPGAAYYGRGAIPIYWNYNYGKIGEALKVNLLDHPEYIEQNATLAFQAAIHTWMTPPDKHIPSPHDAFHANWKPTKNDTLAKRVPGFGATINVLYGDQVCGQGSDGDDMNNVISHYLYYLDLMGVGREEAGPHDVLSCAEQKPFKPAGPPSSSTT encoded by the exons ATGAAGAAGATGAACAATAACAAGAATCCAACAATATCATGGGTTTTgatgttgttgtttgttgtttgtgTGGTTAATGCACAATCATCGGTGAAGCCGGTGGTGAAGATAGTGAAGGGGAAAAAGCTTTGTGACAAAGGGTGGGAGTGTAAGGGTTTCTCTGCTTATTGTTGTAATGAGACAATCTCTGATTTCTTCCAAACTTACCAGTTTGAGAACCTCTTTGCAAAGAGGAATTCCCCGGTGGCTCATGCCGTCGGATTCTGGGATTACCAGTCGTTCATCACGGCCGCCGCGCTCTACCAGCCTCTTGGGTTCGGGACCACCGGTGGAAAGCTTGGTGGCATGAAAGAGGTTGCTGCTTTTCTTGGTCATGTGGGAAGCAAGACTTCTT GTGGATATGGGGTGGCAACAGGGGGACCCTTAGCATGGGGATTATGTTACAACAAGGAACTGAGTCCAGATAAATACTACTGTGATGACTACTACAAGTTGACCTATCCATGCACCCCTGGCGCCGCTTATTATGGCCGTGGCGCCATCCCTATTTACTG GAACTACAACTATGGAAAAATAGGAGAAGCCCTAAAGGTGAACCTATTGGACCACCCAGAATACATAGAGCAAAATGCCACGCTGGCATTCCAAGCAGCAATACACACGTGGATGACCCCACCAGACAAGCACATTCCTTCACCACACGATGCCTTTCATGCCAACTGGAAGCCAACTAAGAATGACACGTTGGCAAAGCGGGTCCCAGGTTTTGGTGCCACAATCAATGTTCTCTACGGTGACCAAGTTTGTGGCCAGGGTTCTGATGGTGATGACATGAACAACGTTATTTCTCATTACCTCTATTATCTTGATCTCATGGGTGTTGGCCGAGAAGAAGCTGGGCCCCATGATGTCCTCTCTTGTGCTGAGCAAAAGCCCTTTAAGCCCGCTGGGCCTCCATCTTCTTCAACAACTTGA